In a genomic window of Streptococcus mitis NCTC 12261:
- the pyrR gene encoding bifunctional pyr operon transcriptional regulator/uracil phosphoribosyltransferase PyrR, giving the protein MKAKEVVDELTVKRAITRITYEIIERNKDLNKIVLAGIKTRGVFIAHRIQERLEQLENLSVPVVELDTKPFRDDVKSGEDTSLVSVDVTDREVILVDDVLYTGRTIRAAIDNIVGHGRPARVSLAVLVDRGHRELPIRPDYVGKNIPTSRSEEIIVEMAELDGQDRVLITEEA; this is encoded by the coding sequence ATGAAGGCAAAAGAAGTTGTAGACGAATTGACTGTCAAACGAGCGATTACGCGTATTACTTATGAGATTATCGAACGCAACAAAGATTTGAATAAAATCGTCTTGGCTGGTATTAAAACTCGTGGTGTCTTTATCGCCCACCGAATCCAAGAACGTTTGGAGCAACTAGAAAATCTTTCAGTTCCTGTTGTGGAATTGGATACTAAACCTTTCCGTGATGATGTAAAAAGTGGAGAAGATACTTCTTTGGTTTCTGTCGATGTGACAGACCGCGAAGTTATCTTGGTGGATGATGTGCTCTATACAGGTCGTACCATCCGTGCTGCTATTGATAATATTGTAGGTCATGGTCGTCCTGCGCGCGTGAGTTTAGCAGTTCTAGTCGATCGTGGACATAGAGAATTGCCAATCCGTCCAGATTACGTTGGAAAAAACATACCAACTAGTCGTTCTGAAGAAATCATCGTAGAGATGGCAGAACTTGATGGCCAAGATAGAGTTCTGATTACTGAAGAAGCTTAG
- a CDS encoding helicase BlpT — protein MTNATQLLSELNKSFQSCKQGTADDTRLQELLNTTIKELKKAEKLNNSILIDLEKFYQRTSLLIGLGSLKLNDQARTAWRNYDKFHYDHVKHVLTLYGPVFGF, from the coding sequence ATTACTAATGCAACCCAACTCTTATCCGAGTTAAATAAAAGTTTCCAAAGCTGCAAACAGGGTACTGCAGATGATACTCGACTACAAGAGCTGCTAAACACTACTATAAAAGAGCTCAAAAAAGCGGAAAAGTTGAACAACAGTATCTTAATTGACCTTGAGAAATTTTACCAACGTACCAGTCTTCTGATAGGCCTCGGTAGCCTAAAACTGAACGACCAAGCACGTACCGCTTGGCGCAACTATGACAAGTTCCATTACGATCATGTCAAACACGTACTAACTCTTTATGGACCTGTTTTTGGATTCTAG
- a CDS encoding DUF1934 domain-containing protein, giving the protein MKIRMRNTIQFDEQLEVIDQLYDVEVHEKGDYSYLLFYNEEKEKVVIKFHGQELVMSRFSNPKTIMRFLKDSDSLAYIPTPMGMQEFIIQTNHYQVDGQKIELAYQLQNQEGHPFASYQLEITWG; this is encoded by the coding sequence GTGAAGATTCGGATGCGAAATACGATTCAGTTTGATGAGCAGTTGGAAGTGATTGACCAACTTTATGACGTGGAAGTGCATGAAAAAGGAGATTATAGCTACCTGCTTTTCTATAATGAGGAAAAGGAAAAAGTGGTTATTAAATTTCATGGTCAAGAACTGGTGATGAGTCGATTTTCCAATCCCAAGACCATTATGCGCTTTCTAAAGGATAGCGATAGTTTAGCCTATATTCCTACACCTATGGGCATGCAGGAGTTTATCATCCAAACGAACCATTATCAAGTTGATGGGCAAAAGATTGAGCTAGCTTATCAACTACAAAATCAAGAGGGACATCCTTTTGCCAGCTATCAATTGGAAATTACTTGGGGATAG
- a CDS encoding putative DNA-binding protein, producing the protein MEIEKTNRMNALFEFYAALLTDKQMNYIELYYADDYSLAEIAEEFGVSRQAVYDNIKRTEKILEDYEMKLHMYSDYIVRSQIFDQILERYPKDDFLQEQIEILTSIDNRE; encoded by the coding sequence ATGGAAATTGAAAAAACCAATCGTATGAATGCGCTCTTTGAATTTTATGCGGCGCTTTTGACAGATAAGCAAATGAATTATATCGAGCTCTACTACGCTGATGATTACAGCCTTGCTGAGATTGCTGAAGAGTTCGGCGTCAGTCGTCAGGCTGTCTATGATAATATCAAGCGGACAGAAAAGATTCTGGAAGATTATGAGATGAAATTGCACATGTACTCGGACTACATTGTCCGCAGTCAAATTTTTGACCAGATTTTGGAGCGCTATCCCAAGGATGACTTTCTGCAGGAGCAGATAGAAATTTTAACAAGTATTGATAATAGAGAATAA
- a CDS encoding aspartate carbamoyltransferase catalytic subunit, translated as MSENQQALNHVVSMEDLTVDQVMKLIKRGIEFKNGAQLPYEDHPIVSNLFFEDSTRTHKSFEVAEIKLGLERLDFDVKTSSVNKGETLYDTILTLSALGVDVCVIRHPEVDYYRELIASPTITTSIINGGDGSGQHPSQSLLDLMTIYEEFGHFEGLKVAIAGDLDHSRVAKSNMQILKRLGAELFFAGPEEWRSQEFANYGQFVTIDEIIDQVDVMMFLRVQHERHDSGAVFSKEDYHAQHGLTQERYDRLKETAILMHPAPVNRDVEIADHLVEAPKSRIVQQMTNGVFVRMAILESVLASRNAN; from the coding sequence ATGTCAGAAAATCAACAAGCATTAAACCATGTGGTGTCCATGGAAGACCTCACTGTCGATCAAGTGATGAAATTGATCAAGCGAGGAATTGAGTTTAAAAATGGAGCTCAGCTTCCCTATGAGGACCATCCGATTGTTTCCAATCTTTTCTTTGAGGATTCTACACGAACGCATAAGTCCTTTGAAGTGGCAGAGATTAAACTGGGATTGGAGCGACTTGACTTTGATGTGAAGACTAGTTCAGTCAATAAGGGTGAGACACTTTATGATACCATTTTGACTCTGTCTGCTTTAGGAGTGGATGTTTGTGTGATTCGTCACCCAGAGGTTGACTACTACAGAGAGTTAATTGCAAGTCCGACGATTACGACTTCCATCATCAATGGTGGAGATGGTTCGGGACAACACCCTAGTCAGAGCTTGCTTGATTTGATGACTATTTATGAGGAATTTGGTCACTTTGAGGGTCTCAAGGTTGCGATTGCAGGTGACTTGGACCATTCACGTGTTGCCAAATCCAATATGCAGATTTTGAAACGCTTGGGAGCTGAACTCTTTTTTGCTGGACCTGAGGAATGGAGAAGTCAAGAGTTTGCAAACTATGGACAGTTTGTAACTATTGATGAAATCATTGATCAGGTGGATGTCATGATGTTTCTCCGTGTGCAACATGAACGCCATGATAGCGGTGCAGTCTTTTCCAAAGAAGACTACCATGCCCAACATGGCTTGACTCAAGAACGTTATGACCGTTTGAAAGAAACAGCAATCCTCATGCATCCAGCTCCAGTCAATCGTGATGTGGAAATCGCAGACCACTTGGTTGAAGCACCAAAATCACGGATTGTCCAACAAATGACCAATGGTGTCTTTGTTCGAATGGCAATCTTAGAATCCGTACTGGCGAGTAGAAACGCCAACTAA
- the rsmG gene encoding 16S rRNA (guanine(527)-N(7))-methyltransferase RsmG, whose protein sequence is MKPETFYNLLAEQNLPLSDQQKKQFERYFELLVEWNEKINLTAITDKDEVYLKHFYDSIAPILQGLIPNETIKLLDIGAGAGFPSLPMKILYPQLDVTIIDSLNKRINFLQLLAQELDLDGVHFYHGRAEDFAQDKNFRAQYDFVTARAVARMQVLSELTIPYLKVGGKLLALKASNAPEELLEAKNALNLLFSKVGDNLSYALPNGDPRYITVVEKKKETPNKYPRKAGMPNKRPL, encoded by the coding sequence ATGAAACCAGAAACATTTTACAACCTGCTTGCCGAGCAGAATCTTCCACTTTCGGACCAGCAAAAAAAACAATTTGAACGTTATTTTGAACTCTTGGTCGAGTGGAATGAAAAAATCAATCTAACAGCTATTACAGACAAGGATGAAGTTTATCTCAAACATTTTTACGATTCGATTGCACCCATCCTTCAAGGTTTGATTCCTAATGAAACTATCAAACTGCTTGATATCGGGGCCGGGGCAGGATTTCCTAGTCTACCGATGAAAATTCTCTATCCTCAGTTAGATGTAACTATCATTGATTCACTCAATAAGCGTATCAACTTCCTGCAACTTTTGGCTCAAGAACTGGATTTGGATGGTGTTCATTTCTACCATGGACGTGCCGAAGATTTTGCACAAGACAAGAACTTCCGTGCTCAATATGATTTTGTAACAGCTCGTGCGGTTGCCCGCATGCAGGTTTTATCTGAATTAACTATTCCCTACCTTAAAGTTGGCGGAAAACTATTGGCACTAAAGGCCAGCAATGCGCCTGAGGAATTATTAGAAGCTAAGAATGCTCTCAACCTCCTTTTTAGTAAGGTCGGAGACAATCTCAGCTACGCCCTACCGAATGGAGATCCGCGTTATATTACAGTGGTGGAAAAGAAAAAAGAAACACCAAATAAATATCCAAGAAAGGCTGGCATGCCCAACAAACGCCCGCTTTAA
- the ffh gene encoding signal recognition particle protein → MAFESLTERLQNVFKNLRKKGKISESDVQEATKEIRLALLEADVALPVVKDFIKKVRERAVGHEVIDTLNPAQQIIKIVDEELTAVLGSDTAEIIKSPKIPTIIMMVGLQGAGKTTFAGKLANKLKKEENARPLMIAADIYRPAAIDQLKTLGQQIDVPVFALGTEVPAVDIVRQGLEQAQANHNDYVLIDTAGRLQIDELLMNELRDVKALAQPNEILLVVDAMIGQEAANVAREFNTQLEVTGVILTKIDGDTRGGAALSVRHITGKPIKFTGTGEKITDIETFHPDRMSSRILGMGDMLTLIEKASQEYDEQKALEMAEKMRENTFDFNDFIDQLDQVQNMGPMEDLLKMIPGMANNPALQNMKVDERQIARKRAIVSSMTPEERENPDLLNPSRRRRIAAGSGNTFVEVNKFIKDFNQAKQLMQGVMSGDMNKMMKQMGINPNNLPKNMPNMGGMDMSALEGMMGQGGMPDLSALGGAGMPDMSQMFGGGLKGKIGEFAMKQSMKRMANKMKKAKKKRK, encoded by the coding sequence ATGGCATTTGAAAGTTTAACAGAACGTTTGCAGAACGTCTTTAAAAATCTACGTAAAAAAGGAAAAATCTCTGAATCTGATGTCCAAGAGGCAACCAAAGAAATTCGCTTGGCCTTGCTTGAGGCCGACGTTGCCTTGCCTGTTGTAAAGGACTTTATCAAGAAAGTTCGTGAGCGTGCAGTCGGGCATGAGGTCATTGATACCCTTAATCCTGCGCAACAGATTATTAAAATTGTAGATGAGGAACTGACAGCCGTTTTAGGTTCTGATACGGCAGAAATTATCAAGTCACCTAAGATTCCTACAATCATCATGATGGTTGGTTTGCAGGGGGCTGGTAAAACAACCTTTGCTGGTAAATTGGCCAACAAACTCAAGAAGGAAGAAAATGCTCGTCCTTTGATGATTGCGGCGGATATTTACCGTCCTGCGGCTATCGACCAGTTGAAAACTCTGGGTCAACAAATTGATGTGCCTGTCTTTGCACTTGGAACAGAAGTACCAGCTGTTGATATTGTTCGTCAAGGTTTGGAACAAGCTCAAGCCAATCATAACGACTATGTCTTGATTGATACTGCAGGTCGTTTGCAGATTGATGAGCTTTTGATGAATGAACTTCGTGACGTGAAAGCATTGGCTCAACCAAACGAAATTCTGCTCGTCGTTGATGCCATGATTGGTCAAGAAGCGGCCAATGTTGCGCGTGAGTTTAATACTCAGTTAGAAGTAACTGGGGTTATCCTTACCAAGATTGATGGCGATACTCGTGGTGGTGCTGCTCTATCTGTTCGTCACATTACTGGAAAACCAATCAAGTTCACTGGTACAGGTGAAAAGATTACGGACATTGAAACCTTCCACCCAGACCGCATGTCTAGCCGTATCCTTGGTATGGGGGATATGCTCACTTTGATTGAGAAAGCTTCTCAAGAATACGATGAGCAAAAAGCCCTTGAAATGGCTGAGAAAATGCGTGAGAATACCTTTGATTTCAATGATTTCATCGATCAGTTGGATCAGGTGCAAAATATGGGGCCGATGGAAGACTTGCTCAAGATGATTCCAGGTATGGCCAACAATCCAGCACTTCAAAACATGAAGGTAGATGAACGCCAGATTGCGCGCAAACGTGCCATTGTGTCTTCCATGACACCTGAAGAACGTGAAAATCCAGATTTGTTAAATCCAAGCCGTCGACGTCGTATCGCAGCTGGTTCTGGAAATACATTTGTCGAAGTCAATAAATTCATTAAAGATTTTAACCAGGCTAAACAACTCATGCAGGGTGTTATGTCTGGAGATATGAATAAGATGATGAAGCAAATGGGGATCAATCCAAACAACCTTCCTAAAAATATGCCAAATATGGGAGGGATGGACATGTCTGCCCTTGAAGGAATGATGGGACAAGGTGGTATGCCTGACTTATCAGCTCTCGGAGGAGCAGGAATGCCAGATATGAGCCAGATGTTTGGTGGTGGACTCAAAGGTAAAATCGGTGAATTTGCCATGAAACAGTCTATGAAACGCATGGCTAATAAAATGAAGAAAGCGAAGAAGAAACGCAAGTAA
- a CDS encoding LemA family protein → MTWIILGVIALIVIFVIVSYNGLVKNRMQTKEAWSQIDVQLKRRNDLLPNLIETVKGYAKYEGSTLEKVAELRNQVAAATSPAEAMKASDALTRQVSGIFAVAESYPDLKASANFVKLQEELTNTENKISYSRQLYNSVVSNYNVKLETFPSNIIAGMFGFKAADFLQTPEEEKSVPKVDFSGLGD, encoded by the coding sequence ATGACTTGGATTATTCTTGGAGTTATCGCTCTTATTGTTATTTTTGTAATTGTTAGCTATAACGGTTTGGTTAAGAATCGTATGCAAACAAAGGAGGCTTGGAGTCAGATTGATGTTCAGTTGAAACGTCGAAATGATCTCTTGCCAAACTTGATTGAGACTGTAAAAGGTTATGCCAAATATGAAGGTTCTACCCTTGAAAAGGTGGCAGAACTGCGTAACCAAGTGGCAGCAGCGACTTCACCAGCAGAAGCTATGAAAGCTAGTGATGCCCTCACTCGTCAGGTTTCAGGTATTTTTGCAGTTGCAGAAAGCTATCCAGATTTGAAAGCTAGTGCCAACTTTGTTAAATTGCAAGAGGAGTTGACAAACACAGAAAATAAAATTTCTTACTCCCGTCAACTCTACAACAGTGTTGTCAGCAACTACAATGTAAAATTAGAAACTTTCCCAAGCAATATTATCGCTGGAATGTTTGGATTTAAAGCAGCAGATTTCCTTCAAACACCAGAAGAGGAAAAGTCAGTTCCTAAAGTTGATTTTAGCGGTTTAGGTGACTAA
- a CDS encoding uracil-xanthine permease family protein, with translation MKQESTVDLLLDVDQRPSAGKGILLSFQHVFAMFGATILVPLILGMPVSVALFASGVGTLIYMIATGFRVPVYLGSSFAFITAMSLAMKELGGDVSAAQTGVILTGFIYVLVAASVRFAGTKWIDKLLPPIIIGPMIIVIGLGLAGSAVTNAGLVADGNWKNALVAVVTFLIAAFINTKGKGFLRIIPFLFAIIGGYLFALTLGLVDFTPVLKANWFEIPGFYLPFSTGGAFKEYNLYFGPETIAILPIAIVTISEHIGDHTVLGQICGRQFLKEPGLHRTLLGDGIATSVSAFLGGPANTTYGENTGVIGMTRIASVSVIRNAAFIAIALSFLGKFTALISTIPNAVLGGMSILLYGVIASNGLKVLIKERVDFAQMRNLIIASAMLVLGLGGAILKLGPVTLSGTALSAMTGIILNLILPYENKD, from the coding sequence ATGAAACAAGAATCAACTGTTGATTTGTTACTAGACGTTGACCAACGTCCTTCGGCGGGAAAAGGAATTCTCCTTAGCTTCCAACACGTTTTCGCCATGTTTGGTGCGACCATCTTGGTACCCTTGATTTTGGGAATGCCTGTATCTGTTGCCCTTTTTGCTTCAGGTGTTGGAACACTCATCTACATGATCGCAACTGGTTTTAGAGTTCCAGTTTATCTAGGATCATCATTCGCCTTTATCACAGCTATGTCCCTAGCTATGAAGGAACTAGGAGGGGATGTATCAGCTGCACAAACAGGGGTTATCCTTACAGGTTTTATCTATGTCCTTGTGGCTGCAAGTGTTCGTTTTGCGGGTACAAAATGGATTGATAAACTCTTGCCACCAATCATCATCGGACCTATGATCATCGTTATCGGTCTTGGACTTGCAGGTTCAGCTGTTACTAACGCTGGTCTTGTAGCTGATGGAAATTGGAAAAATGCTCTTGTAGCAGTTGTTACTTTCTTGATTGCTGCCTTTATCAATACAAAAGGAAAAGGCTTCCTACGAATCATTCCATTCCTCTTTGCCATTATTGGTGGTTACCTCTTCGCACTAACCCTTGGCTTGGTTGACTTTACACCAGTTCTGAAAGCTAACTGGTTTGAAATCCCTGGTTTCTACTTGCCATTTAGCACAGGTGGTGCCTTTAAAGAATACAATCTTTACTTCGGTCCAGAAACCATCGCTATCTTGCCAATCGCTATCGTAACAATTTCTGAACATATCGGAGACCATACTGTTTTGGGTCAAATCTGTGGACGTCAGTTCTTGAAAGAACCAGGTCTTCACCGTACTCTTCTTGGTGACGGTATCGCAACTTCTGTTTCTGCCTTCCTTGGTGGACCAGCCAATACAACTTATGGAGAAAATACAGGGGTTATCGGTATGACTCGTATCGCTTCTGTATCAGTTATCCGTAACGCTGCCTTCATCGCGATTGCCCTTAGCTTCCTTGGTAAATTCACTGCCTTGATTTCAACCATTCCAAATGCTGTACTTGGTGGTATGTCAATCCTTCTCTATGGGGTTATCGCCAGCAACGGTTTGAAAGTTTTGATCAAAGAACGTGTTGATTTCGCTCAAATGCGTAACCTAATCATCGCAAGTGCTATGTTGGTCCTTGGGCTTGGAGGAGCTATCCTTAAACTTGGTCCAGTTACCCTTTCAGGAACTGCCCTATCAGCCATGACAGGAATCATCTTGAACTTGATCTTGCCATACGAAAATAAAGACTAA
- the htpX gene encoding zinc metalloprotease HtpX — protein sequence MLFDQIASNKRRTWILLLVFFLLLALVGYAVGYLFMRSGLGGLVIALIIGFIYALSMIFQSTEIVMSMNGAREVDEQTAPDLYHVVEDMAMVAQIPMPRVFIIDDPALNAFATGSNPQNAAVAATSGLLAIMNREELEAVMGHEVSHIRNYDIRISTIAVALASAITMLSSMAGRMMWWGGAGRRRSDDDRDGNGLEIIMLVVSLLAIVLAPLAATLVQLAISRQREFLADASSVELTRNPQGMINALCKLDNSKPMSRPVDDASSALYINDPKKGGGFQKLFYTHPPISERIERLKHM from the coding sequence ATGTTGTTTGATCAAATTGCAAGCAATAAACGAAGAACCTGGATTTTATTGTTGGTATTTTTCCTACTCTTAGCTCTTGTTGGCTATGCGGTTGGCTACCTCTTTATGCGATCTGGGCTTGGTGGTTTGGTTATCGCACTGATTATCGGCTTTATCTATGCCTTGTCCATGATTTTTCAATCGACAGAGATCGTCATGTCCATGAATGGAGCGCGTGAGGTGGATGAACAAACGGCACCAGACCTCTACCATGTAGTGGAAGATATGGCTATGGTGGCTCAGATTCCTATGCCTCGTGTTTTCATCATTGATGATCCAGCCTTAAATGCCTTTGCGACAGGTTCTAACCCTCAAAACGCAGCGGTTGCTGCGACGTCAGGTCTCCTCGCTATCATGAATCGTGAAGAACTAGAAGCTGTTATGGGACATGAAGTCAGTCATATTCGTAATTACGATATCCGTATTTCGACTATTGCTGTTGCCCTTGCTAGTGCTATCACCATGCTTTCTAGTATGGCCGGTCGTATGATGTGGTGGGGTGGAGCAGGTCGCAGACGAAGTGATGATGACCGAGATGGAAATGGCTTAGAAATCATTATGCTCGTAGTTTCTCTACTAGCTATTGTGCTGGCACCTCTTGCTGCCACCTTGGTACAACTAGCTATTTCTCGTCAGAGGGAATTCCTTGCTGATGCTTCCAGTGTCGAGTTGACTCGTAATCCTCAAGGGATGATTAATGCTCTATGTAAGTTGGATAATAGTAAACCGATGAGTCGTCCTGTCGATGATGCCAGCAGTGCACTTTATATCAATGATCCCAAGAAAGGGGGAGGGTTCCAAAAACTCTTTTATACCCACCCACCTATCTCAGAACGGATTGAACGTTTAAAACATATGTAA
- a CDS encoding ATP-binding cassette domain-containing protein: MHYRHSRKGNNMIKINHLTITQNKDLRDLVSDLTITIQDGEKVAIIGEEGNGKSTLLKIVMGEALYDFTIKGDVQSDYQSLAYIPQKVPEELKKQSLHDYFFLDSIDLDYSILYRLAEELHFDSDRFASDQEIGSLSGGEALKIQLIHELAKPFEILFLDEPSNDLDLETVDWLKGQIRKIQQTVIFISHDEDFLSETADTIVHLRLVKHRKEAETLVEHLDYDRYSEQRKANFVRQSQQAANDQRAYDKTMEKHRRVKQNVETTLRATKDSTAGRLLAKKMKTVLSQEKRYERAAQSMTQKPLEEEEIRLFFSDIQPLPASKVLIQLEKENLAIGGRVLVQKLQLTVRGQEKIGIIGQNGVGKSTLLAKLQQLLNDKKEISLGFMPQDYQQKLQLELSPIAYLSKTGEKEELQKIQSRLASLNFSYQEMQHQIRSLSGGQQGKLLLLDLVLRKPDFLLLDEPTRNFSPTSQPELRKLFATYPGGLITVSHDRRFLKEVCSSIYRLTEHGLEVVNLEDL; this comes from the coding sequence ATGCACTATCGACATTCTAGAAAGGGCAACAATATGATAAAAATCAATCACCTGACCATCACGCAAAACAAAGATCTACGAGATCTTGTATCTGACCTAACCATCACTATCCAAGACGGGGAAAAGGTTGCTATTATTGGTGAAGAAGGAAATGGCAAATCAACCTTACTTAAAATTGTAATGGGAGAAGCTTTGTATGATTTCACTATAAAGGGAGACGTCCAGTCTGACTATCAGTCACTGGCCTATATTCCTCAAAAAGTCCCCGAGGAGCTGAAAAAACAATCTCTACACGACTACTTCTTTTTAGATTCTATTGATTTAGACTACAGTATCCTTTATCGCTTAGCTGAAGAGTTGCATTTTGATAGTGATCGTTTCGCAAGCGACCAAGAGATCGGGAGCCTCTCCGGTGGCGAAGCTTTGAAAATTCAGCTCATCCATGAGTTAGCCAAACCCTTTGAGATTTTATTTTTAGATGAACCTTCAAATGACCTAGACCTTGAGACGGTTGATTGGCTAAAAGGTCAGATTCGAAAGATTCAGCAAACCGTTATTTTCATTTCCCATGATGAAGACTTTCTTTCTGAAACGGCTGATACCATTGTCCACTTGCGACTGGTCAAGCACCGGAAAGAAGCAGAAACGCTAGTAGAGCATTTAGACTATGATCGCTATAGTGAGCAGAGAAAGGCTAATTTTGTCAGACAAAGCCAGCAAGCTGCTAACGACCAAAGAGCCTACGATAAAACCATGGAAAAACATCGGCGAGTCAAGCAAAATGTAGAAACTACGCTTCGAGCTACCAAAGACAGTACTGCCGGTCGCCTATTGGCTAAAAAGATGAAAACTGTCCTCTCACAAGAAAAACGCTACGAAAGGGCAGCTCAGTCCATGACCCAAAAGCCACTTGAAGAGGAAGAAATCAGACTTTTCTTCTCAGATATCCAACCATTACCGGCCTCTAAAGTCTTAATCCAACTGGAAAAGGAAAATTTGGCCATTGGCGGCCGAGTTTTGGTTCAAAAACTACAACTAACTGTCCGTGGCCAAGAAAAAATCGGTATCATCGGCCAAAATGGTGTTGGTAAATCAACTCTGCTAGCCAAGTTACAGCAACTTCTTAATGATAAAAAAGAGATTTCCCTTGGTTTTATGCCACAAGATTACCAGCAAAAACTGCAATTGGAGTTATCCCCAATCGCCTATCTCAGCAAAACTGGGGAAAAAGAGGAACTGCAGAAAATCCAATCTCGCTTAGCCAGTCTCAATTTCAGTTATCAAGAAATGCAGCATCAAATTCGCTCCTTATCTGGCGGGCAACAGGGGAAACTTCTGCTTTTGGATTTAGTCTTGCGCAAACCAGACTTTCTCCTGCTAGATGAACCCACACGAAACTTTTCTCCAACTTCTCAACCCGAACTCAGAAAACTCTTTGCCACTTATCCTGGTGGTCTCATCACTGTTTCGCATGACCGTCGTTTCTTAAAAGAGGTCTGTTCAAGCATCTATCGCTTAACAGAACACGGTTTAGAGGTAGTTAATTTAGAAGATTTATAA
- the nth gene encoding endonuclease III: MVLSKKRARKVLEEIIALFPDAKPSLDFTNHFELLVAVMLSAQTTDAAVNKATPGLFAAFPTPQAMSVATESEIASHISRLGLYRNKAKFLKKCAQQLLDDFDGQVPQTREELESLSGVGRKTANVVMSVGFGIPAFAVDTHVERICKHHDIVKKSATPLEVEKRVMDILPPEQWLAAHQAMIYFGRAICHPKNPECDQYPQLYDFSNL; this comes from the coding sequence ATGGTCTTGTCAAAAAAACGAGCACGAAAGGTGCTAGAAGAAATCATTGCTCTTTTTCCAGATGCCAAGCCCAGTCTTGATTTCACTAATCATTTTGAACTCTTGGTTGCGGTCATGTTGTCAGCTCAGACAACGGATGCAGCGGTAAATAAGGCCACACCAGGTCTCTTTGCTGCCTTTCCAACGCCACAAGCCATGTCTGTTGCAACAGAAAGTGAAATTGCCTCACACATTTCTCGCCTAGGACTGTATCGAAATAAGGCTAAATTTCTAAAAAAATGTGCCCAACAGTTACTAGACGATTTCGATGGTCAAGTCCCTCAAACACGAGAGGAATTGGAGAGTTTGTCAGGTGTTGGTCGCAAGACAGCCAATGTTGTCATGAGTGTGGGCTTTGGGATTCCAGCCTTTGCAGTGGACACTCATGTTGAGCGTATCTGCAAGCATCATGATATTGTCAAGAAATCTGCTACACCGCTTGAGGTGGAAAAGAGGGTTATGGATATCTTGCCGCCTGAGCAGTGGTTAGCAGCTCATCAGGCTATGATTTATTTTGGAAGAGCCATTTGTCATCCTAAAAATCCAGAGTGTGACCAGTACCCACAATTATATGATTTTAGCAATTTGTAA
- a CDS encoding YceD family protein has protein sequence MKLNIQEIRKQSEGLHFEQTLDLAADLRARNQEILDVKDILAVGKVQYEDRMYFLDYQLSYTIVLASSRSMEPVELAESYPVTEVFMEGATNQLDQEVLDDDLVLPIENGELDLAESVSDNILLNIPIKVLTAEEEAGQGFVSGNDWQIMTEEEYQAQQAVKKEENSPFAGLQGLFDGDE, from the coding sequence ATGAAATTAAATATTCAAGAAATTCGTAAGCAGTCTGAAGGCTTGCATTTTGAACAAACGTTAGACCTAGCCGCAGACCTGCGTGCACGCAATCAAGAAATTTTAGATGTAAAAGATATCCTTGCAGTTGGGAAAGTACAGTACGAAGACCGGATGTATTTTTTAGACTATCAGTTGTCATATACCATTGTTCTTGCTTCCAGCCGCAGTATGGAGCCAGTTGAGTTGGCTGAGTCTTATCCAGTCACAGAAGTTTTCATGGAAGGCGCAACCAACCAACTAGATCAGGAAGTTTTAGACGATGATTTGGTTTTGCCTATCGAAAATGGGGAACTTGATCTTGCTGAGAGCGTATCAGACAATATCCTACTAAACATTCCTATCAAGGTCTTGACGGCTGAAGAAGAAGCTGGTCAAGGATTTGTTTCAGGAAATGACTGGCAAATCATGACAGAAGAAGAATACCAAGCTCAACAAGCAGTCAAAAAAGAAGAAAACAGTCCTTTTGCTGGCTTACAAGGACTATTTGATGGAGACGAATAA